The genomic segment ATTGCTAGCCAAGTTTAGATAACTAGATTCATGATCATTTTGCATATTGAACTTACCAGGTTTCAAGCAAAATGTGCTGTCACTGATCTTGAATGGAAGAAGAGGGGACCGGTATCAAGAACTCAGTAGTTAAATAAACGCCCATGTTACAAGAATTGCTGGCTTTCTTGTCCTTTGGATTATGAAGTTTATGATGTGTGTGATGTGTAAAGTACTAGAAACAGCTAATTTGCCTTTATGATGCATTAGGGCAAATAACACAATCAAGTTGTCTACTTTCCTACACTCCCCTGCCATACGTAAACCCGCGCACACACTGTTCTGCTGCTAAAAATAATGCAGTCCCAAACACTTGAAAGTAAAGATTGTTAACACTCGGTGACTTATTGCACGCATcagaatattatattttttgaatcctTAAAATTCACAAACCAATAACTAATCACATAATTATGATCATACTTGTAATCATCCATGGGTAGCTGTTTACAGACAGAAACCAATACTTGTGCTAACACGTACGTAACCAGGCATCACATTTCAGAAAATGGAAAGGATTTAGTGTAGGATAATTGCATGTGGGCATGGGATGTGGGTATCAGTGGTTTCGACTCAACAACATTTCAAAGATTTGGAGATCTTCCAAGGTATAGCTAGAATCTGTTTAATGAGGGGAATCTTCTTGAGCAAGTAATTGTAGGTTTTTGATAGTGATGAATAAAGAGGGAAATAAACTAGTGCAGAGATGCTAACTGGGATAAAGGAGACTGCATATAGAGTAATTTTTTCCCAACTTTCCTTACTGTATATCATCAGAAGGATTGTTGCTCCAAATGCTACCATCATCATAGCCACGGAAAAGAACAGAAATGTGAAGCCTATCATCAACTTATTAGGAAGTATATGCTTGAAATCTTTAAATCGAAACGGCGATGATAGGATAGAGAGGAAGGTAACGACTGCTGTCAAAGCAAAGGTAAGGGAGAGTACATCTGCCACAGTGAAAACCACAAAGAATGGTTTGTTGACGAGGACAGGAACACCAGTGCTCTGATTCGGACCTCCTGGAACCGTGTAGGCTGCAGCAAAGGCAACGGTGGCAATGAGAACTGCTACCACAGAACATCCTTCTGCTGTTGTCTTTAGCCATTCTTTGGCTAAATTGCGGAGTTCAGAGTTTGcagtaaagaaaaacccttCTGCAGTGAGCATCTTATTGTTCCGATGACCCTGGAAATGGGATGGAGTGACTTTTTCGACGCGCTGCGTTCTCACATGGATAACAAAGAGAACATATctttcaaaaaacttttaaaagaaaaaatatataccattagaccattaatttttttagatctttCTTCTTATAAAACAGtcacaaattattttcttaagatgGATTGTTATGTAAACTCATGCTACCATATCGCTATAAAGTGTGTAAATGGAATGTAATATTTCCACACGTCTAGTCAAACTGCTTCAGGATTCAAGATTAGTATGAcagtcaaaaaatattttgcttgcCTGTGAATTATGTGAATGATAGGTATGCATACCAGGAAGGTAAAAGTGAAAAGTCTAAAAAGTGCACCTCAAACCAGAGTAACTCTTCCTGTAATAGGAATGCAGGACCTTCCATCTTCTCATCAGATACAACATCCTTCGATTTCTTTCCGACGTTGTGTAGAATGGAATTCCCATCCTTATCAATCTTCCTTCCCAGCCTCTTCATAGGCACTTCCATTCGTGTCACAAGCTTAAAAATATTCAGTTGGCGGTATTTGATTGCTACATGCAGTACATTTCTCCCATCATCATCAATGTGTTCAACTGCCTGGGGATATGCTTTGAGTATTTCCTCAACAATCTCCACACAGCCTGACTTTGTAGCCAAAATCAAAGGAGTTTCTGCACGACTCTCCATTTGGTCTGGAATTGTATTATACAAATGTACTTCTTGCCGTTCTTGCCCTCCCTTTTCTCCATACTTATGAATTTTAGGCTTCATCACGTCGATGCCAGAAGAAATACACTCCCAGGAGGTATCTTTTCTGACTAAAAACTTGGCAAGCTTCACAGCtgatttatacatttttttttgcttttgaaccTTTTTCCTCCATGCTGAACTTCCACAAGATTTAGCTTTCAAGGAAATGAGTTAATTGGAAATTGTTTATTGCATATAAATTCTGTCATGTGAGGACGAGTTTATTATGCAGAAACAAGGCAAGTTACATGATTGTTAAGAGGACTgacagaaaaagaaaggaagctATAATACAAAATCCAAGAATTTATAGATGAGAAGTGCAATAATCATACTTCCATACCTAACTTAATGAATCCATCTTCAGGCTCTTGTTTAAAAACTGATGGGTTGCATGATAAAATCTGAAGACCAGTCATACCATCATCATCTCTTTGACCAATTAAATGTTCGTACTTCGATGCAATTTGGTATGCCAAATCTATAGTCCAACGTAAGTAAAACGATTCAGCATCAGAATATCAACTTCATATGTTGAAACAAAATTGACTTGCAGATGGGGGGaagaaatgaatttataattgaCAATGCTTACCAAAATGCAGAGAAAGAATGGCCATGTGAAGGATAGTGGTTTTATCACTTCTCTGTACATAGAATTGCAAACCAGATTCATCATATCCAGAGACTTTAGCAGCTAGAAAGTCGAACATATCAGTTTTTCCATACCGGGCCGCACGAAAGAGAGCCGTCTCCCCATTGTGGTTGCGCATGCCTAACAATCCAGGGGCTTTCTTCAGAAGTTTACGTGCAACAGCTACAGTATGGTTGCTTGTGGCAGTCTCATGGAGGATTGTGTTTCCTACACCATTTTGGCGAGTCAACTTGTCGAGATGATGATCAGGCAACTCATCTAGTAATTGTTCTACCAAGGATGCTTCTTTGGCATATGTAGCCATGTGAAGTACTGTATCGTCGGTTACTGTTATTACGTGCAATGCATGATCCTGAAGCCTCAGGCAGAGATCTGCAACGCTCTTCGTGTTTCCTTCCATGAGAGCACAGTACAAGTCTCCGTTTATTTTCTGTTTAGGATCGATTTCAGTAGTACGGGAAGACATCAAGGGCAGCATGAAGAAGAGAGTGGTTAATGTTTTccttgaaaccaaaaaaaaaaaaaaaacgaagaaaatCTGCTTTTCCAATCCTCAACAACAACCTTCTCCTTTATATCAGAATTCTGCTATCTTGAAGATTACGCAGATATGCCCTATTGGAGTACCTGCAGACGAATGGAGAGCAAGGTATAATATCCTCAGTACTCATGAAAAATGTGAAAGCTATCTCCCC from the Populus nigra chromosome 9, ddPopNigr1.1, whole genome shotgun sequence genome contains:
- the LOC133703067 gene encoding ankyrin repeat-containing protein At5g02620-like isoform X3, with the translated sequence MLPLMSSRTTEIDPKQKINGDLYCALMEGNTKSVADLCLRLQDHALHVITVTDDTVLHMATYAKEASLVEQLLDELPDHHLDKLTRQNGVGNTILHETATSNHTVAVARKLLKKAPGLLGMRNHNGETALFRAARYGKTDMFDFLAAKVSGYDESGLQFYVQRSDKTTILHMAILSLHFDLAYQIASKYEHLIGQRDDDGMTGLQILSCNPSVFKQEPEDGFIKLAKSCGSSAWRKKVQKQKKMYKSAVKLAKFLVRKDTSWECISSGIDVMKPKIHKYGEKGGQERQEVHLYNTIPDQMESRAETPLILATKSGCVEIVEEILKAYPQAVEHIDDDGRNVLHVAIKYRQLNIFKLVTRMEVPMKRLGRKIDKDGNSILHNVGKKSKDVVSDEKMEGPAFLLQEELLWFERVEKVTPSHFQGHRNNKMLTAEGFFFTANSELRNLAKEWLKTTAEGCSVVAVLIATVAFAAAYTVPGGPNQSTGVPVLVNKPFFVVFTVADVLSLTFALTAVVTFLSILSSPFRFKDFKHILPNKLMIGFTFLFFSVAMMMVAFGATILLMIYSKESWEKITLYAVSFIPVSISALVYFPLYSSLSKTYNYLLKKIPLIKQILAIPWKISKSLKCC
- the LOC133703067 gene encoding ankyrin repeat-containing protein At5g02620-like isoform X2 — encoded protein: MFQPLMGSCNADVLDTKQKINGRLYKALVTCNKKDVVDLCQRISDHALHVITVNDDTVLHMATYAKEAALVERLLDELPDHHVDKLTRQNRVGNTILHETATSNHAIAVADKLLKRAPGLLGMRNHNGETALFRAARYGKTDMFNFLAAKVYGYDEAGLQFYVQRSDKTTILHIAILSEHFDLAYQIASKYEHLIGQRDDDGMTGLQILSCNPSVFKQEPEDGFIKLAKSCGSSAWRKKVQKQKKMYKSAVKLAKFLVRKDTSWECISSGIDVMKPKIHKYGEKGGQERQEVHLYNTIPDQMESRAETPLILATKSGCVEIVEEILKAYPQAVEHIDDDGRNVLHVAIKYRQLNIFKLVTRMEVPMKRLGRKIDKDGNSILHNVGKKSKDVVSDEKMEGPAFLLQEELLWFERVEKVTPSHFQGHRNNKMLTAEGFFFTANSELRNLAKEWLKTTAEGCSVVAVLIATVAFAAAYTVPGGPNQSTGVPVLVNKPFFVVFTVADVLSLTFALTAVVTFLSILSSPFRFKDFKHILPNKLMIGFTFLFFSVAMMMVAFGATILLMIYSKESWEKITLYAVSFIPVSISALVYFPLYSSLSKTYNYLLKKIPLIKQILAIPWKISKSLKCC